A window from Miscanthus floridulus cultivar M001 unplaced genomic scaffold, ASM1932011v1 os_2567, whole genome shotgun sequence encodes these proteins:
- the LOC136535145 gene encoding uncharacterized protein has protein sequence MATDAILETIKPRRSEDEQLPVTTPGAAGTKAGGGGIGLRRRMSSFSVHVRPPPSLSLSSSVAAFRRARSMPSVKALAAAGALRRWWEWGLGWVTAPFAPRGLELDDDEARPLGGRCRCAGGGWRHVLFRLRAGARRLLGRDGRPLKAAAPQDFGYDSISYKQNFDDGEA, from the coding sequence ATGGCGACCGACGCGATCCTTGAGACGATCAAGCCGCGGCGGAGCGAGGACGAGCAGCTCCCAGTGACCACGCCCGGCGCCGCGGGAACCaaggcgggcggcggcgggatCGGGCTGCGGCGGCGCATGTCCTCGTTCTCGGTGCACGTGAGACCGCCGCCGTCGTTGTCGCTGTCGTCGTCGGTGGCGGCGTTCCGGCGCGCGCGGTCGATGCCCTCCGTGaaggcgctggcggcggcgggcgcgctgCGGCGGTGGTGGGAGTGGGGGCTCGGCTGGGTGACCGCGCCGTTCGCACCTCGCGGGctggagctcgacgacgatgaggCGCGGCCGCTGGGCGGCAGGTGCCGCTGCGCCGGCGGTGGGTGGCGGCACGTCCTGTTTAGGCTCCGCGCCGGGGCGCGGCGACTGCTGGGGCGCGACGGACGGCCGCTCAAGGCCGCCGCACCGCAGGACTTCGGGTACGACTCCATCAGCTACAAGCAGAActtcgacgacggcgaggcgTGA